The Corynebacterium felinum DNA segment GCGCAGAGCGTACTCAACGTGAAGCAAAATGCTTTTTCGCCCAGCGACAACGCTGGGGCTTATCCCAAAAGTTGGACGAAACGGGTTAGCAACCATGCCCGCCATTATATCAACCCACGTCAAGGCTAGTGCCTGTACGATTTCACACTGCTTGTACGATTTGTACGATTTCAGACCGCTTGTACGATTTGTACGATTTGCCCAAAAGTACAGTGAAATGCAGCGCCGTTCTTTTCTTCGATTCTCTTATTTCTCACTGAGCAGAAAACGTCGCACACTGGCCATTTCGTACCAGCTCTTCACTAATCTTGACCCTCTTGCCCCGCACAAGGAAAAACATAGTCACCTTTGCCCCCCGCTTCCCTACTGCTTGCTCCTGCGGGAACCACTCACCTGATTGCGAGTCACGAAACAGCGCTGTTTCGTGCACATCCGCTTGCCCGAAACCTCCGCCACCATTATTCCTTCCAGGACAATAGTGCGGTGGTGCCCTTCACCGCGTTGACACTTTGATTTTTGTCAACGCAACCCACTTACCTAACCCAGATTTTTCATGAATGTGGAGTGAACAAAAAGTAAAGCAAGTGCTTCTTGACCTGCTAGAATAGTGATGTTTTGAAGTCAATATATAGGCAGAAAGAAACGAAAACCCTAACGCCCCATGAAAAATCCGGGTTAAGGCGTTATCCTCCCACGCGGCGAAATTTTCCGTGAGCGGGTCTCAGCACACAGGGGTATTCGCGGTGAAGGGAAAACCTGCGACCAGTCGACATTGCCCGGCGCGCAGAATAGTGCCACGATCTCACGGTTGGCATTGTGTGGGGCAGTCAAGAATTCACAGTAGTCCTGCGGCAGCGTTATTTATAGGGTTTCTTCTGCGCTTCTAAGCTTGCCGACGCCCACACCTGTCCAATCCATATTTCAGCCTCCCGGGCGTGTTCGTTGTTTCGTGATGGTTTTGAATTCTCACACTGTTTTTCTTGGAACTTTTAGTTGCCACGGTGCCCCTTTTTGAGGATCTTCCGATGGCTTTTACTGCCATTACCCCACATTCGGAAGTGCCTCAGTTCACAGTTATTCACGATTCCCTGCGGAAAAGACCCCAAGACTACTGAAAGGACAGTAACTTGACGTGACGGCGCTCAGTCTCCCCATTTACATTTTTGGTCGTAGCAGACTTACAATTTTGATCGTAGCGAGTTTATAATTTTTGCTGTAGCGGACTTACAATTTTAGACATAGTACATGTGCAGTTTAATAAAATTTCGGGTTGAACAGGGGAAATGTAATGAGCGCATCATATCGCAAGCGGATAGTCGACCAAGAACTTCACAGCACTCTCAACCGTGCCGGAGCTGTGCTCATCCAGGGCGCTAAAGCCTGTGGCAAAACTGAAACAGCACTCCAAGTGGCCGGTTCTGTTATCACTATGGATACTAACCCCCAAGCATCCCGTCTCATGAGCATTGATCCTCATTTACTCCTTGTGGGCCCCACTCCACGGCTTATTGATGAATGGCAAATCCACCCTGAGATCTGGAATTACGTTAAGCGGGCTGTAGACGATCGAAAAACACCAGGCCAATTCATTCTCACCGGTTCCACTGCCCCGCAAGCTGAAGAATCACGCCATAGCGGGGCGGGCCGATTCGCTCGGCTTACGATGAGAACTATGACTTTTGTGGAGACTGGTCACTCGTCCGAAGAAATCAGCTTGCACGACGTGCTCGATAATGCTCCGATCCAAGCGATGAGTGATAAACACATAGACTTCCACACCTTAATCACTCGTATCGCGGTGGGTGGGTGGCCTGGGAACCTTACGCTCAACACCGAAGACGCACTGGAGATGAACAAAGATTACGTTGAAACCATCGCATTCGCTGAGGTTCAAAATTTCAATTTGCGCAACAGCGTTAAAATGCGCCGGTTACTCACATCCCTTGGTAGGGCTATTGGAACTGAAATGAATGTGTCCACCATTGCCAGTGATATAGGTGCGGGCCACAAATCGACCAATCTGTACCTTGATGTGTTGCGCCAGCTGTTCATTGTTGAAGAACAACCGGCATGGTCTTCACACTTGCGTTCGCGTGCACAACTGCGCAAAACCCCAAAACTGCATCTGGCTGACCCCTCCTTAGCGGTCGCAGCATTGTCCGCAACGCCTACTACCCTTCTTGAACAGTTGGAATACACTGGTCAGCTTTTTGAATCGCAGGTTGTTCACGACTTAAGGGTGCTCAGTGGACAGCCAGTGTTCCATGCACGCGACAACTCTGGCGCAGAAGTTGACGCCATTATCGACTACCCCGATGGAAAACTACTGTTAGTAGAAGTGAAGCTTGGGCAAAACGATGCGGTGGTTGAACAGGCTGCACGATCATTGAATAGATTTGCAAACAAGCTCAATCGCGATGATGTATCAAAGATGATTATTACCTCGGGCGGGTTCGGCTACCGCCGCATCGAAGATAATATTGCGGTAGTTCCCTTCACCGCACTGACACTGTGACTTTTGTCAACGCTCCCACTTCAGTAGCACCGCCCGAAAACTTTTAGATGAGTTTTGCAATGTACGCAGTTCTCGTTTAAACGTGCACGTGTTGTGCTTGGATAAGTCCACGTACTCCTTCGAAATTCGCAATTCCCGCAGGGATGAGGATGAGCGGGGTTAGTGTACTGGAAGCTAGAAGAAGGATCGCAATGAAACCTGACAGGATACCTACTATAAATAAGAATGCACTGGTTATGGCCAGGCGACGGCGATAAGACCGGTTATTTTCACGTATGGTCTTGCGAGCTTCTTCAACTGAAATGTGGGCTGTCACCGTGCGCCTTCAACTGTGATGATGTGAGAGTTTTCTGCGACGGGGGCGTTAAGTCAGAAGTGTGGTTACTTCTTTCGTTGCAGAGAATATCCTGCGGCGCCAAAGGCTGCGATGACCAAGGCGATGATAAAACCTGGAATTAGCCAGTTGCTTTCTTTCTCTTCTGGTGCAGCTTGATTAGAGTCAGCTGCATTCGCGGTGGTCGAAGATACTGTGGGGGTTTGGGTAGAAGCTTTCGGGAACGTTGGCCCCTTTACTGCTTGGCCTACTGGGCTTGCGGTCAGTCGGTACTTTATGGGTTTAAGTTCCGTGGTGGCATCTGTGTTGCTGTCGCGCCCATGGCTTCGGGCACTGACCTGCACGTAGTGGGTGCCACCAAGCCACGACGAGTGGCCTGGGTATTCCGCTTCGCTCGCATTCGCGTATGCGATGGGGAATTTCGTGCCTATCACTACTGGCTTACCAATATCCTTAGTGAACAGCGGTCCTGAGCTTTCACTCGCGATCTTTTCGTGGATAGCATTGCTGAAAGTAACGTCGAGGCTTCGCTGAAGACTTGTGGCGAAGTTATCGCTTTCTGTGAGGGTGTCCTCTAGAACCTCGGCGGTCACGTCGAGGGCTTGACCCCACTCAATGGGGACGGCGAAAAACTGGGTTTCGCCTTCCACAATCTCGGCTTCCACTGTTCCGTTGATAAGCGGTGCGGACTCATCGGGTTGCGAAGCTGGGGTGACGTTCTGCGGGTTTTCGCTTGGTGCGGGCTGGCTGAGATCCTCCGCACTGCGTCCTGTGGAGGGAGATTTGTTGAAATCGTCCCCAAGGTCGGTCGGCTTGGGGACCGCCACCACGGTGAAATCGACGTCTTTTACTGGTGAGCCGGTGAGATGGAGATTGAAGCTTTGTTCACCGGTGCAGTCCTGAGCGATGAAATACCCCGATGCGGGCATGTCGGCGGTTGTGTCGCTGGCTGCCATGGTTTCACCAGAGCAACTTTCGGCAAAAATGGTCATCCCGTAATGCCCCTCAAGGAATTTTTTGGTCCCCACTGGCGGTACTGTACTCATCCCAATGTGCAGCGTGTGGTTTTCCGGCACATCAATTGTGAAGTGTGCTGGTTCCTTCTCCGTTGTTGGTGCTATCACGTGGTAGCGGGCAGGTGTGTCCACAGTACCCACATCCAGAGTGGGTGCCTGCTTCTTGTCGGCACTGAATTCTACTCGTGTGCTGGGAAGTTGGTAGCCCACTGCGGTGCGGGTGGTGACGGTGGTCAGGGAAGCTTTCAGGCTTTCCGCGCTTGATGCATCCGCATAGGTACCACCCGTAACGTGGGCAATGCACTCCAGTTCGGCGCGTGCTGCCTCATCAACTTTGAAACCCACGGTGTGCACCACGAGGTCCGTTCCTTGATTTTTCAGTTCTTGCGCTACTTCACACACCGGCGGCGGTGCGCAAGTATCGATGCCATCAGAAACTAAAACAACAGAGCGTGCTCCTTCCTTCGGCAACAGCTCGGTGGCTTTACGCAGCGAGTTTCCAATCGGCGTGTATCCGCGCGGTTCGAAACGTGCCACCGCATCTTTTAATGCTTGCTTGTCCTTTTCGCCGGGGCGTGCGATGACGGAAATATCTTGACACCCTGCGTCTTTTTCTTCCTCACTGCTACCCGTACCGGTTCCGTAGGTGACTAAACCGAGTGGGGCACCATGTGGAACGTGGTCGATAAATTCACCGACTGCCTGTTTCGCCGCGTCCATTCGTGAGCGACCATCAACATCGATTTCCAGCATGGAGCCTGATGAGTCCAACACCAGCACCGTGGGCTGTAATATCGCACCCGCCGACTCCTGCGCAGAAACAACGGGACTGACCCCAACCATCAGCACGCTTGCGAAAATCAAGGAAAAGGCTGGGCGGGAAGAAAAAGTGGGCATCAGACACCTGCTTTTGTTCAAAGAAAATGGAAGTATTCTCCTGTTTTACCCTAGTCCGTTTTCGTGCTGCTTCCGAGCGTTTTTGTTTCGGATCAATCGAGTCTTAAACGTCGATGAAGACGCACGCATATCCAGTTTTGCGCCCCAAAGGTTGTGCCAAAAAGCACGCAACCTGCGCTTAAGTGGCACCCCCAGTGCCCCAATTTTCTGATTGATAGAAGCGTTCGCCGAGACAACACACAGCTTAATTATTAGGAAAAAATAATCACGCTTTGAGTAAAAAATTGGCCAAGATTTGTCCTAGCGCTTGCTTTTCGACGCCCACTCACCGCCCGCTTATTTGTGCACTGTGCTCGTGAAGTAAATGTTGCCAGCACCTAGCACTTTGCCTACATCGGTGAGCAAAAGTGCACTACACACTGGTTAGCCGGGGAATGATGCCATCCCTGTGACCTGCGATGATTAACATCAATGACCTCAGATTTTTCGCATGCGGCACGGTGGGCAATTGCATAGTCGCAAAACGCGACCAATCATGCCCACGTTCAAGAGCTGGACGAGTGCTAATGAGCCTACTCCGTCAGTGAAACTGTGTTCGCCCACAATTCGGCCTGTGCAATCACTAGCTCTACTGCTATTTCTTCCTGGTCCGGAGGATAATCGTATTTGGCCAGTAGCCGCTTGATTTTCGAGCGCATTTCAGACTGGACGCTCTTTTTGACGTTCCAGTCAATGGTTACTGAGCCACGCACCGCATGGACGAGGTCAATCGTGATCTTCTTCAGAGTCTCGTCCCCCATCTCGAGGACTGCGGTATCGTGATGGGCTAAGGCGTCGTAGATCGCCACCTCAGCATATGACAGCTCCATTTCCTCACACCGGCGATACTCATCGCGCACTTCCTTAGCTAAACGGACAAGTTCGGCCACGATCTCCGCAGTCGAGAGCGAGCGGTTGGTGTAGCGGTTGACTGCTTCTTCCAGCTGCTCAGAAAACTTCCGCCCCTGAACAATATTCTCACGCGAAATGGTCTTGATCTCGTCATTGAGCAAGCGACGCAGCAAACCCATCTGCAAATTCGGTTTCTCCTTTACCGCGAGGGAATCCAAGAACTCATCGGACAACAACGAAATTTCTGGTGTTGTAACACCCGCCATCTCGTAGATGTCGACGACCTTGTCAGCGGTGACAGCTTCATTAATGAGTTGGCTCAGTGCTGTATCTACTTCGACTGATCCTAAGCCACCCGAACCAGATCCTGGCGATTGGATCTTCAGCAATGCTGAGCGCACATCAGTAAACAGACGCACGTCATTGCTAATTCGTTGAGCTTGAGGCTGCCCACCAACCAAGGCGAACACCTTCACCAGCGCCAATACCTGATCCAGATAGCGCTTAGTCCGATCCGGATCATCCATCACATAATCTAATACTTTGGCGTACTCCCCCAAACGCTCCGAAGGGGATAAGTCCGGCGAACTATTAAACTTCACGCCGTGGACGATACCTCTCACCACGTCGTACTTCTCCAGCATCACGTCAAGCAGCTGCTCGATTGGGACACCAACCTGGCTTTGGTCAGATGGGGAATATTCCCCCAACGCTTCCTGGAGGTTGGAAAATAAGCCAATGTAGTCGACGATCAGACCACCCGGTTTGTCGCGGAATTTCCGATTGACACGGGCAATCGCCTGCATCAATCCTGCACCCTTCATGGTCTTATCCACATACATAGTGTTCAGGCTTGGGGCATCAAAGCCAGTCAGCCACATATCTCGGACAATCACTAGCTCCAGTTCATCTTCTGGATCTTTTGCCCGCGCTTTAATATCTCGTTGCTGATCCTTATTCAAGATATGAGGCTGGAAAATCTCCGGATCAGCTGCCGATCCGGTCATGATCACCTTGAGTTTTCCCTTCATATGGTCATCAGAGTGCCACTGGGGTCTGAGTGCAACAATCTTGTTGTAGAGTTCCACCGCGATCCGGCGCGACATAGTCACAATCATCGCCTTACCGACCATCGTTTCCTTGCGCTTCTCCCAGTGCTGAATAATGTCTTCGGCCACCAAGTTCAAGCGCTCATCGGCACCTACAATCGCTTCCAAGCGAGACCAGCGAGACTTAGCTGCTGAAGCTTCCGCCTCTTCGACCTGCTCCGTAATCTCATCAGCCAGCATGTCCAACGAGGCGTATTCATCTTCAGACAGTGCCACTCGGGCGAGCCGTGATTCATAGAAGATCTTGACTGTAGCGCCGTCTTCCACCGCACGGGTCAGGTCGTAAACATCAATATAATCACCGAAGACAAAGCGGGTGGACTTATCACCTGACTCAATCGGGGTACCAGTAAACCCAAGGAACGTAGCCTGCGGCAATACATCGCGCATGTGCTTGGCTAGGCCAGACTTCAGTTTGCCGTCTTTGTCTAACTTCTGCTTCAATCCATACTGGGAACGATGTGCCTCGTCAGCAACCACGATCACGTTGCTTCGCCCCGACAGCTGGAAGTTTTTCTCTTCATCTAGTGGTGGGGCAAACTTCTGCAGCGTGGTAAAGATGATCCCACCTGAACGGCGCTTCAGCTTCTCACGCAAATCTTCTCGGGACTCAGCTTGAACCGGCACCTCCGGCAATATCTTTGCTGGGGCAAAGACTTCCGCGAACAACTGATCGTCCAGATCATTACGGTCGGTAATAAACACCAAGGTCGGGTTGGCCATCCGTGGATCGCGCATGATCTTGGCGGCGTAAAACACCATCTCAAAGCTCTTGCCCGAACCTTGCGTGTGCCAGACCACACCACCACGACGATCCCCATCAGGACCGGCGGCCATCACTGTGGATTCAATCGCTGCGTTCACCGCCCAGTACTGGTGATACTTGGCAATCCGCTTGATCAAGACCAAAGATTTCTCCTTGGTTTTCTTATCTGTTACGGTCTCTTCGGAGAACACTGTGAAGTTGAGGAACAAATCAAGGAAGCGCTGCTTGTTAAACACGCCTTTGATCAACACCTCAAGTGCCGGACGGTTAGTCACCACATCTCGGCCGTCAATAGTTTTCCACGGCGCATAATGTTCAAAGGCACCTGAGAATGAACTCATCGCGGCTGACGTACCATCCGAAATGACCGTCATCACGTTGGTGATAAATACTGATGGGATATCTCGCCGATATGTCTGAATCTGATTCCACGCCGACCTTAGAGTCGCATTTTCTGTCACTGGGTTCTTCAACTCGAGCAGCGCCAATGGCAACCCGTTGACATAGACTAGAACATCCGGACGGCGATTCTTGTTCTCAATAATCGTGAACTGGTTGATCGCAGCCCAGTCGTTGTTGTCTGGATTACCAAAGTCAATAAACCAGACATGCTCGTAACTCAACCGGCCATCACGTTCACGTTTTTCCACCGAGATGCCCTTGGTCAGTAGGTCATGTACTCGTAGGTTTTCGTCGATCAGACTTTGGGATTCCGCCCGCTGCAGCTTTACAATCGCTTGTTCAATCTGGCGCCTGCTTACCCTAGGATTGATCCGCGCTGCTGCCTCACGCAACCGATCCCACAGAATCACTTGGGAGTAGTCCTCGCGCTCTGCAGCCGGTTCACCCGGCGCGATGAAAGCACCACTGACCGTTTGGTAACCAAGTTGCGCGAAATAGTCCAGCGCGGCGAGCTCCACAATGTTCTCATTAAAGCTGG contains these protein-coding regions:
- a CDS encoding ATP-binding protein, with the protein product MSASYRKRIVDQELHSTLNRAGAVLIQGAKACGKTETALQVAGSVITMDTNPQASRLMSIDPHLLLVGPTPRLIDEWQIHPEIWNYVKRAVDDRKTPGQFILTGSTAPQAEESRHSGAGRFARLTMRTMTFVETGHSSEEISLHDVLDNAPIQAMSDKHIDFHTLITRIAVGGWPGNLTLNTEDALEMNKDYVETIAFAEVQNFNLRNSVKMRRLLTSLGRAIGTEMNVSTIASDIGAGHKSTNLYLDVLRQLFIVEEQPAWSSHLRSRAQLRKTPKLHLADPSLAVAALSATPTTLLEQLEYTGQLFESQVVHDLRVLSGQPVFHARDNSGAEVDAIIDYPDGKLLLVEVKLGQNDAVVEQAARSLNRFANKLNRDDVSKMIITSGGFGYRRIEDNIAVVPFTALTL
- a CDS encoding vWA domain-containing protein — its product is MPTFSSRPAFSLIFASVLMVGVSPVVSAQESAGAILQPTVLVLDSSGSMLEIDVDGRSRMDAAKQAVGEFIDHVPHGAPLGLVTYGTGTGSSEEEKDAGCQDISVIARPGEKDKQALKDAVARFEPRGYTPIGNSLRKATELLPKEGARSVVLVSDGIDTCAPPPVCEVAQELKNQGTDLVVHTVGFKVDEAARAELECIAHVTGGTYADASSAESLKASLTTVTTRTAVGYQLPSTRVEFSADKKQAPTLDVGTVDTPARYHVIAPTTEKEPAHFTIDVPENHTLHIGMSTVPPVGTKKFLEGHYGMTIFAESCSGETMAASDTTADMPASGYFIAQDCTGEQSFNLHLTGSPVKDVDFTVVAVPKPTDLGDDFNKSPSTGRSAEDLSQPAPSENPQNVTPASQPDESAPLINGTVEAEIVEGETQFFAVPIEWGQALDVTAEVLEDTLTESDNFATSLQRSLDVTFSNAIHEKIASESSGPLFTKDIGKPVVIGTKFPIAYANASEAEYPGHSSWLGGTHYVQVSARSHGRDSNTDATTELKPIKYRLTASPVGQAVKGPTFPKASTQTPTVSSTTANAADSNQAAPEEKESNWLIPGFIIALVIAAFGAAGYSLQRKK
- a CDS encoding type I restriction endonuclease subunit R; its protein translation is MTNASASFNENIVELAALDYFAQLGYQTVSGAFIAPGEPAAEREDYSQVILWDRLREAAARINPRVSRRQIEQAIVKLQRAESQSLIDENLRVHDLLTKGISVEKRERDGRLSYEHVWFIDFGNPDNNDWAAINQFTIIENKNRRPDVLVYVNGLPLALLELKNPVTENATLRSAWNQIQTYRRDIPSVFITNVMTVISDGTSAAMSSFSGAFEHYAPWKTIDGRDVVTNRPALEVLIKGVFNKQRFLDLFLNFTVFSEETVTDKKTKEKSLVLIKRIAKYHQYWAVNAAIESTVMAAGPDGDRRGGVVWHTQGSGKSFEMVFYAAKIMRDPRMANPTLVFITDRNDLDDQLFAEVFAPAKILPEVPVQAESREDLREKLKRRSGGIIFTTLQKFAPPLDEEKNFQLSGRSNVIVVADEAHRSQYGLKQKLDKDGKLKSGLAKHMRDVLPQATFLGFTGTPIESGDKSTRFVFGDYIDVYDLTRAVEDGATVKIFYESRLARVALSEDEYASLDMLADEITEQVEEAEASAAKSRWSRLEAIVGADERLNLVAEDIIQHWEKRKETMVGKAMIVTMSRRIAVELYNKIVALRPQWHSDDHMKGKLKVIMTGSAADPEIFQPHILNKDQQRDIKARAKDPEDELELVIVRDMWLTGFDAPSLNTMYVDKTMKGAGLMQAIARVNRKFRDKPGGLIVDYIGLFSNLQEALGEYSPSDQSQVGVPIEQLLDVMLEKYDVVRGIVHGVKFNSSPDLSPSERLGEYAKVLDYVMDDPDRTKRYLDQVLALVKVFALVGGQPQAQRISNDVRLFTDVRSALLKIQSPGSGSGGLGSVEVDTALSQLINEAVTADKVVDIYEMAGVTTPEISLLSDEFLDSLAVKEKPNLQMGLLRRLLNDEIKTISRENIVQGRKFSEQLEEAVNRYTNRSLSTAEIVAELVRLAKEVRDEYRRCEEMELSYAEVAIYDALAHHDTAVLEMGDETLKKITIDLVHAVRGSVTIDWNVKKSVQSEMRSKIKRLLAKYDYPPDQEEIAVELVIAQAELWANTVSLTE